GGAGCTGTTCCGCAACGCCCAGTTCGCGGTCAAGCAGGCCAAGGCAAGCGGCCGTCCCGAAGTCTATGAGCCCAAGGAAGCGAGCCTCGCGCGGCGCCGCTTCTCGATCGAAACCGAGCTTCGCCGTGCGCTTGATCGTGACCTGCTCGACCTCTTCTACCAGCCGCTGGTCGACCTCAAGACCGGCGAGGTCACGGGCTTTGAAGCGCTGGCCCGCTGGCACCACGAGGATCGGGGCGAGATCAGCCCGACCGAATTCATTCCGGTCGCCGAGGAAAGCGGACTGATCCTGACTCTTGGCCGCTGGGCCATGGACCGCGCGGCGACCACGCTCGCCGGCTGGGACGCCCGGGAAGGCGAGACGCTGCCGCTCTACGTCGGAGTCAATCTGTCGGCGATCCAGGTGGCGCGCGACGACATTGCCGCGATGGTTGCCGGCGCGTTGCGGTCGAGCGGGCTTTCGGGCGAGCGGCTCACGCTCGAACTGACCGAAAGCGCGATCGTGCAGGATCCGCGCCGCGCGACCCGCGTGTTCGACGCGCTGAAGGCGCTCGACACTACGGTGGCGATGGACGATTTCGGCACCGGCTATTCGAGTCTCGCCTACCTGCAGCGATTGCCGATCGACGTCCTCAAGATCGACCGCAGCTTTGTGACCGGCATGATGATCGATCCCGACAGCGTGGCGATCGTGCGGGCGGTGCTGAGCCTTGCCGACGCGCTCGGCATGGCGACCACTGCCGAAGGCATCGAGAGCCGCGAACTGGCGACCACGCTGGCCGCGCTCGGTTGCTCGTCGGGCCAGGGCTATTTCTTCGCCCGGCCGTTGGCGGCCGAGGATGCGATCGATTACTGGCGCAGCCGCCAGCGCCCCTCGCTCAAGCCGATCCTGACCCGCGTCCGCGGATAAGTCTCAGTCGCGC
This genomic window from Sphingomonas rosea contains:
- a CDS encoding bifunctional diguanylate cyclase/phosphodiesterase, which codes for MLLDALPIAAAILELEAGGMRITAHNQRFAEAVAVSSASTMNGLTKMCLSGDGIIATFLDDWFADDGLRADLDFRDGAGVAARFYRLKLAPLPTHGECRRALLSVVDRTAEVQAERTLRAEMLRDSLTGLPNRLAFTEMVEAAGRKTDPSFNGHAVLVVDMLRFSRINESMGSLAGDELLITFARRLISALRAGDALARTGGNEFGIVVALRRGGVADALKAASRIQEVMQAPFRLSELEIKVECAIGVALMQPDQDAEELFRNAQFAVKQAKASGRPEVYEPKEASLARRRFSIETELRRALDRDLLDLFYQPLVDLKTGEVTGFEALARWHHEDRGEISPTEFIPVAEESGLILTLGRWAMDRAATTLAGWDAREGETLPLYVGVNLSAIQVARDDIAAMVAGALRSSGLSGERLTLELTESAIVQDPRRATRVFDALKALDTTVAMDDFGTGYSSLAYLQRLPIDVLKIDRSFVTGMMIDPDSVAIVRAVLSLADALGMATTAEGIESRELATTLAALGCSSGQGYFFARPLAAEDAIDYWRSRQRPSLKPILTRVRG